A genomic window from Sulfurospirillum diekertiae includes:
- a CDS encoding chloride channel protein has translation MNKHVVEQTVIFFSVSKWLFLSSAVGIMIGGLMSVFLKILTTAEQTRSLLPFPFYFTLPFALMLTTWIVRTFDQNATGHGTEKVIEAVHKRDGYINAKVIPVKLVATVLTIFSGGSVGKEGPGAQIGAGAASFVATLLKFSKSDRKKLVICGISAGFASVFGTPIAGAIFGIEVLIIGVIMYDVLLPSFIAGFAAFTTAQFLGVTYQYYDINMYRAFSLDLGLIGQVVVAGVFFGVVSDLFITAVNKIETAIKRIPYNRYLKAFVAGLVMVVISYFLSESYLGLGLITIRDALSPNALISNNVHWYDFILKTIFTAMTLGSGGSGGIITPVFYVGATSGVVFGHITGGHIALFAALGFVSVLAGTTNSPIASIIMAVELFGVHMANYAALSVVIAFLITGHRSVFQSQKLALKKADNIMIGKGNDLEDTSISIDMRDIDKVKRLRNRLRYKRLRWQVKNAKDDFE, from the coding sequence ATGAATAAACATGTTGTTGAACAGACGGTTATTTTCTTTAGTGTTTCCAAATGGCTCTTCCTCTCCTCAGCCGTTGGTATTATGATAGGCGGACTGATGTCCGTCTTTCTTAAAATTCTCACAACTGCTGAGCAGACGAGAAGCCTTCTTCCTTTTCCTTTTTACTTTACTCTCCCTTTTGCTTTGATGCTCACAACATGGATCGTACGAACGTTTGACCAAAATGCCACAGGGCATGGAACGGAAAAAGTCATTGAAGCGGTTCATAAACGCGATGGTTACATCAATGCTAAAGTCATTCCTGTCAAATTGGTTGCTACGGTTCTTACCATTTTTTCTGGTGGTTCTGTAGGAAAAGAGGGACCCGGAGCGCAAATTGGTGCAGGAGCAGCTTCATTTGTCGCAACACTGCTCAAATTTTCAAAGTCTGATCGTAAAAAGCTGGTCATCTGCGGTATTAGCGCAGGTTTTGCTTCAGTGTTTGGTACACCGATTGCGGGTGCTATTTTTGGAATTGAAGTGCTCATTATTGGTGTGATTATGTACGATGTTTTACTTCCTTCGTTCATTGCAGGTTTTGCGGCATTTACAACCGCACAATTTTTAGGTGTGACATACCAATATTATGACATCAATATGTACCGCGCATTTAGTCTTGATTTAGGGCTAATTGGGCAAGTCGTTGTTGCCGGTGTCTTTTTTGGAGTTGTTTCGGATCTTTTTATTACCGCAGTCAATAAAATAGAAACAGCGATTAAAAGAATTCCTTACAATCGCTATTTAAAAGCGTTTGTCGCGGGTTTAGTGATGGTGGTGATCTCTTATTTCCTCTCTGAGAGTTATTTGGGGCTTGGGCTCATAACGATTCGCGATGCACTCAGTCCTAATGCGTTAATTTCAAATAATGTACATTGGTACGATTTCATTTTAAAAACCATTTTTACAGCAATGACCTTAGGCTCTGGTGGTAGCGGTGGTATTATTACCCCTGTTTTTTACGTGGGGGCGACCAGTGGTGTTGTTTTTGGTCATATCACTGGGGGACATATAGCCCTTTTTGCCGCACTTGGGTTTGTGAGTGTTTTGGCAGGTACAACGAATTCACCCATAGCGTCCATTATTATGGCGGTGGAACTTTTTGGTGTACATATGGCAAACTATGCGGCACTGAGTGTGGTCATTGCCTTTTTGATTACAGGGCATCGCAGCGTCTTTCAGTCACAAAAACTCGCCCTTAAAAAGGCCGATAATATCATGATTGGAAAGGGCAATGATCTTGAAGATACCTCTATTAGCATTGATATGCGAGATATTGATAAAGTCAAACGCCTTCGAAATCGTTTACGTTATAAACGGTTGCGCTGGCAAGTTAAAAATGCCAAAGATGATTTTGAATAA
- a CDS encoding PD-(D/E)XK nuclease family protein, with product MLEVFATSRAVRSFYDTFLDANTLLPKAITIAELEQKAVLVPHHSLVDDDMRVLLMQEASRFTKFELLYIEREFFTFLKNSSYLFRFFEELSHEKVALDALLSADTYEHYAEHLEVLQTLLKHYKALLSKHALYDRITLPECYELNESYIRSLGEVRIHLEGFLSRFEVELLTQIAALIPLHVNVTMSAYNQKMVAVFAELGIILEQNQTYEINLSTKEILHVKPHNTSKRDIQVYGFSSRLAQIGYVQSAIAQFVEDGLSPEEIVVILPDERFAEVLRPFDTWHNLNFAMGISLKQSQFYQGLSAIEKAMRNDEIEDHLRLARLKIEPEIMVTCKEIWHQKISPETAMNFFEKLLSYNAKEQQNPLFQEAFFAFTHFLKHAPALRFEQVTKLLLNRLAALTQDDVRGGKVTVLGVLETRGVTYKGVIVLDFNDEFVPKRSQKDLFLSSAVRAHAGLPTKRDRENLQRYYYHQLFSHAQKIAIAYVKNETSMPSRFLDELGFNTNTMADEKALQPLLFELNAPKNLYDQPFIDAPYDLKAFPLSATKLKTLLTCKRQFYFRYIQRLKEAKMPSTKIDEQVIGLTLHKVLEDAMCDEALRDEKSLYSKIETLLKEQNRHEVWGYFVDVWLQKLRPFMQNEINRFEEGFRVFKKEFVHAVPYKGFILEGQIDRIDQKGDELFIIDYKSGKVPTTSERSLESTTDFQLVFYDHIASTLGRVGGVYYYDLKEGVLVSENFLEEKKALLHVKLQELSKPINGYELCEEIKHCRLCPYAQLCGREEQI from the coding sequence TTTTTTACTTTTTTGAAAAACTCCTCCTACCTCTTTCGTTTTTTTGAAGAACTCAGCCATGAAAAAGTCGCACTGGATGCTTTGTTAAGTGCTGATACCTATGAGCACTACGCTGAGCATTTAGAGGTCTTACAAACCTTGCTTAAGCACTATAAAGCGCTTCTTTCAAAACACGCCTTGTATGATCGCATCACGCTTCCTGAGTGTTATGAACTCAACGAGTCGTACATTCGCTCTTTAGGGGAAGTTCGTATTCATTTAGAAGGGTTTCTGAGCCGTTTTGAAGTGGAACTTCTTACCCAAATAGCAGCGCTGATACCTTTACATGTAAACGTTACGATGAGTGCTTACAATCAAAAAATGGTTGCAGTTTTTGCCGAACTTGGCATCATTTTAGAACAAAATCAGACCTATGAGATCAATCTCTCCACGAAAGAGATTTTACATGTAAAGCCTCACAATACTTCCAAACGGGATATTCAAGTCTATGGTTTTTCCTCACGGCTGGCGCAAATAGGCTATGTACAAAGTGCGATTGCACAGTTTGTGGAAGATGGGTTGAGTCCCGAAGAGATTGTGGTTATTCTTCCTGATGAACGCTTTGCCGAAGTGTTGCGCCCTTTTGATACGTGGCACAATCTCAACTTCGCGATGGGCATAAGCCTCAAGCAAAGCCAGTTTTATCAGGGACTGAGTGCGATTGAAAAAGCGATGCGAAACGACGAAATTGAAGACCATCTTCGTCTTGCTCGCTTAAAGATTGAACCTGAAATCATGGTTACATGTAAAGAGATTTGGCATCAAAAAATCTCCCCTGAAACGGCAATGAATTTCTTTGAAAAGCTGCTCTCTTACAATGCAAAAGAGCAGCAAAATCCTCTCTTTCAAGAAGCTTTTTTTGCTTTCACGCACTTTTTAAAACACGCACCAGCTCTACGTTTTGAGCAAGTGACCAAACTGCTTTTAAACCGCCTTGCAGCCCTTACGCAAGATGATGTGAGAGGTGGAAAGGTGACCGTACTCGGTGTGTTAGAAACCAGAGGAGTGACCTATAAAGGGGTGATCGTCTTAGATTTCAACGATGAGTTTGTACCCAAAAGAAGCCAGAAAGATCTGTTTCTCTCCTCAGCCGTTCGCGCACACGCGGGACTTCCCACCAAAAGGGATCGCGAAAATTTGCAACGTTATTACTACCATCAGCTCTTTTCTCATGCGCAGAAAATCGCTATCGCTTATGTCAAAAATGAGACCTCAATGCCTTCACGCTTTTTGGATGAGCTTGGCTTTAATACGAACACAATGGCAGATGAAAAAGCACTGCAACCGCTTTTGTTTGAGCTCAATGCGCCTAAAAATCTTTACGATCAGCCGTTCATTGACGCGCCCTACGATCTTAAAGCGTTTCCTCTTTCTGCAACCAAGCTCAAAACGCTGCTTACATGTAAACGCCAGTTTTACTTTCGTTACATCCAAAGGCTTAAAGAGGCGAAGATGCCAAGCACTAAGATTGATGAGCAAGTGATTGGTTTAACGCTTCACAAAGTACTTGAAGATGCGATGTGCGATGAAGCGTTAAGGGATGAGAAAAGCCTCTATTCCAAAATAGAGACTCTTTTAAAAGAGCAAAATAGACATGAAGTGTGGGGCTACTTTGTTGATGTATGGCTTCAAAAGCTCCGTCCTTTTATGCAAAATGAAATCAATCGTTTTGAAGAGGGTTTTCGCGTTTTCAAAAAAGAGTTTGTGCATGCTGTGCCCTATAAGGGTTTTATATTAGAAGGGCAGATTGACCGTATCGATCAAAAAGGAGATGAGCTCTTTATCATCGACTATAAAAGCGGGAAAGTACCAACAACGAGCGAGCGTTCCTTGGAGAGCACCACCGATTTTCAACTGGTCTTTTACGACCATATTGCAAGCACTTTAGGCAGGGTTGGAGGCGTTTATTACTACGACCTTAAAGAGGGTGTTTTAGTGAGCGAAAACTTCCTCGAAGAAAAGAAAGCGCTTTTACATGTAAAACTACAAGAGCTATCCAAACCGATCAATGGCTACGAATTGTGCGAGGAGATTAAGCATTGCAGGCTGTGCCCTTATGCGCAGTTGTGCGGACGTGAGGAGCAGATATGA
- the purT gene encoding formate-dependent phosphoribosylglycinamide formyltransferase translates to MHFTTPLKSNSTKIMLIGSGELGKEVIIEASRLGIETVAVDSYPKAPAHLVANRSYVINMKNKEELLEVIRLEKPTFILPEVEALSIEALIEAEKEGFCVIPNADAVKKTMNRKNIREFAAETLGLKTSGYVFVKTLEGLNEATKALGIPCVVKPVMSSSGHGQSVIRREADIQKAWEIAKEARGDASELIVEAFVPFDYEITLLTVRNGKETVFCEPIGHIQENGDYVLSWQPVPMKPEVLAKAQMMAKAVTDGLGGRGLFGVEFFVKDDEVYFSELSPRPHDTGMVTMITQSQSEFALHVRAVLGLPLDFTFYGSGASGAFKSSNEEHVPTLTIPETAFSKNSFVRIFGKPVSHVGRRMAVALVLDEVEAAKKRAKEIVASIVG, encoded by the coding sequence ATGCACTTTACAACTCCCCTTAAAAGCAATAGCACAAAAATTATGCTCATCGGCAGTGGTGAACTTGGCAAAGAGGTCATCATCGAAGCCTCTCGTTTAGGCATTGAAACCGTAGCGGTGGACTCATACCCAAAAGCACCTGCTCATTTGGTTGCCAATCGAAGTTATGTCATCAATATGAAAAATAAAGAGGAACTTTTGGAGGTGATACGCCTTGAAAAGCCGACATTCATCTTGCCTGAGGTTGAAGCACTCAGCATCGAAGCGCTCATTGAGGCGGAGAAAGAAGGCTTTTGCGTCATTCCTAATGCGGACGCGGTGAAAAAGACAATGAACCGCAAAAACATTCGTGAGTTTGCCGCTGAAACGTTGGGTTTAAAAACCAGTGGCTATGTTTTTGTCAAAACACTCGAAGGGCTGAATGAAGCGACAAAAGCGCTTGGAATTCCCTGTGTGGTCAAACCGGTTATGAGTTCATCGGGTCATGGACAAAGTGTCATTCGTCGTGAGGCAGACATTCAAAAAGCATGGGAGATCGCCAAAGAAGCACGCGGTGATGCAAGCGAGTTGATCGTTGAGGCGTTTGTACCGTTTGACTATGAGATCACGCTTCTCACCGTGCGCAATGGCAAAGAGACCGTTTTTTGTGAACCGATCGGGCATATTCAAGAAAACGGTGACTATGTCCTCAGTTGGCAGCCCGTACCGATGAAGCCTGAAGTCTTAGCCAAAGCGCAGATGATGGCAAAAGCGGTGACAGACGGTTTGGGCGGTCGAGGACTCTTTGGCGTGGAGTTTTTTGTCAAAGATGATGAAGTTTATTTTAGTGAGCTTAGTCCACGACCACACGACACGGGAATGGTGACGATGATCACACAAAGCCAGAGTGAATTTGCTTTACATGTAAGAGCGGTTTTGGGCTTACCACTTGATTTCACCTTTTACGGTTCAGGCGCAAGTGGTGCGTTTAAAAGCTCAAACGAAGAGCATGTGCCAACACTGACGATTCCTGAAACGGCTTTTTCTAAAAATTCCTTTGTGCGTATTTTTGGAAAGCCTGTGAGCCATGTGGGGCGTCGTATGGCTGTAGCGCTTGTTTTAGATGAAGTCGAAGCGGCAAAGAAGAGAGCTAAAGAAATTGTTGCGTCGATTGTTGGTTAA
- a CDS encoding RecB-like helicase, translating to MNLSPYLALEASAGSGKTFALSVRYLSLLFMGANPQKIVALTFTNKSAAEMKTRIFETLKHLEDKDELEAICVQTGKSKETLLHEKERVMQTLLQADIKISTLDSFFSLILRHFALHVGLQPDFKVGQNGLDEELVERFIKGCKSKNLYNALIAFSINEDKKLGDLFSLLDMLYQKKSELDISTLDEEHYPSLKPCLDILGQIRDYFEQSGLSARGLATLKADTLSDLLAKKYLEREDFGYWDYKKYANETTDALLRELKQALNEHVNAKEAYFLGQLGKLFAIYDESLRGLMGEYGELRFDDVTNLLYTLLRQEISKDFLYFRLDGVIEHLLIDEFQDTSIVQYQILLPLIEEIRAGQGVKDFKTLFFVGDVKQSIYRFRGGAKELFDYAKKSLHLDVNALDTNYRSSEQVVNFVNEIFTCKIKGYEPQKVAKATGEGYINVRIEEDIEPSVLEAIGMLLNEGVKPKDIALLVHTNKDAKAFKALVQEQFPALHVRLEATLKLIEVRSIKAIIALLKYLYFGDALYKATFLVQCGKAWETPLSRSGWDLDATPLVLVEKIIKNYGLFDGSADLLSFLEVAGRYEEIESFLFALDELSDEAKSEDVDGLRVLTVHKSKGLEFEHVIVCDRLSRDNNRSDTLLFSYDEVDIKGLYLTMGGRESVDAVYAKAKEHESVLMHEDRLNALYVAFTRAKRSLFVCAKAQNSAFEMLELSTTERGVIGVSTKETIVIPSTMSVYQPKRYGAQEVASTSEDENESAEIASITFGIAQHYLLEMLDSFDEPSLKRAYIALQNRFAPLLDESTLQAIYQRGEKLISCKAFLDLIEGAKISKEQPLIYQKERKQIDLLLEFPDRIVVVDYKSSKKQSAKHQAQVKLYQEALSTIYNLPVAAYICYLQNDGIELLKNL from the coding sequence ATGAATCTCAGTCCTTATTTAGCCCTCGAAGCCAGTGCAGGAAGCGGTAAAACGTTTGCGCTCAGTGTGCGTTATCTCTCACTTCTCTTTATGGGTGCCAATCCGCAAAAGATCGTGGCATTGACGTTTACGAACAAGTCAGCGGCAGAGATGAAAACGCGCATCTTTGAGACGCTCAAACACTTAGAAGACAAAGATGAGTTAGAGGCGATTTGCGTGCAAACGGGTAAATCTAAAGAGACGCTGCTACATGAAAAAGAGCGCGTCATGCAAACCTTGCTTCAAGCCGACATCAAGATTTCAACCTTGGACTCTTTTTTCTCTTTGATTTTGCGCCATTTTGCCTTACATGTAGGCTTGCAACCTGACTTTAAAGTAGGGCAAAATGGGCTTGATGAGGAGCTGGTGGAGCGTTTCATCAAAGGGTGCAAAAGCAAAAATCTCTACAATGCCTTAATCGCTTTTAGCATTAACGAAGATAAAAAACTGGGCGATCTCTTTAGTCTGCTCGATATGCTCTATCAGAAAAAGTCCGAGCTGGACATCAGCACATTGGATGAAGAGCATTACCCCTCTTTAAAACCGTGTTTGGATATTTTAGGGCAGATACGAGACTATTTTGAGCAAAGTGGGCTCTCTGCGCGTGGACTTGCGACACTCAAAGCGGATACACTGAGCGATCTGCTTGCCAAGAAGTATTTGGAGCGTGAAGACTTTGGGTATTGGGACTATAAAAAATATGCCAATGAGACAACCGATGCGCTTTTACGTGAACTCAAACAGGCTTTAAATGAACATGTCAATGCTAAAGAAGCATACTTTTTAGGACAACTAGGCAAACTCTTTGCGATCTACGATGAGAGCCTGCGAGGTTTGATGGGCGAGTATGGTGAGCTTCGTTTTGATGACGTAACCAATCTGCTCTACACTCTTTTACGCCAAGAGATCAGCAAAGATTTTCTCTATTTTCGCCTTGATGGGGTGATCGAACATCTGCTGATCGATGAGTTTCAAGACACGAGCATTGTGCAGTACCAGATTCTTCTGCCACTCATTGAAGAGATACGTGCAGGGCAGGGTGTGAAAGACTTTAAAACACTCTTTTTCGTGGGCGATGTCAAGCAGTCGATTTATCGCTTCCGTGGTGGGGCTAAAGAGCTCTTTGACTACGCCAAAAAGAGTTTGCATTTAGACGTGAATGCGCTTGATACCAATTATCGAAGCAGCGAGCAAGTTGTTAATTTTGTCAATGAAATCTTTACATGTAAAATCAAAGGGTATGAACCACAAAAGGTTGCGAAAGCCACAGGTGAGGGGTACATCAATGTGCGCATTGAAGAAGATATAGAGCCTTCTGTTTTAGAGGCGATTGGAATGCTTTTAAATGAGGGTGTCAAGCCTAAAGACATCGCGCTTTTAGTCCATACGAACAAAGATGCCAAAGCCTTTAAAGCGTTGGTGCAAGAGCAGTTTCCTGCTTTACATGTAAGACTTGAGGCAACCTTGAAACTCATCGAAGTTCGCTCCATTAAAGCCATCATTGCGTTGCTTAAATACCTCTACTTTGGCGATGCACTCTACAAAGCAACGTTTCTTGTGCAGTGTGGCAAGGCGTGGGAGACACCACTTTCTCGTAGCGGGTGGGATTTAGACGCGACGCCACTCGTTTTGGTTGAAAAGATCATCAAAAATTATGGTCTGTTTGATGGCAGTGCGGATCTGCTCAGTTTCTTAGAGGTTGCCGGTCGTTATGAGGAGATTGAGAGCTTTTTGTTTGCTCTGGATGAACTGAGTGATGAAGCCAAAAGTGAAGATGTAGATGGTTTGCGTGTTTTAACCGTACACAAATCCAAAGGCTTGGAGTTTGAGCATGTCATCGTGTGCGATCGTTTGAGTCGCGACAATAACCGAAGCGATACGCTTTTATTTAGCTACGATGAAGTGGACATCAAAGGGCTTTACCTTACTATGGGTGGCAGAGAATCGGTCGATGCAGTCTATGCCAAAGCCAAAGAGCACGAGAGTGTTTTAATGCATGAAGATAGACTCAATGCGCTTTATGTCGCTTTTACGAGAGCCAAACGTTCCTTGTTTGTGTGTGCCAAAGCGCAAAACAGTGCGTTTGAGATGTTGGAGTTAAGCACAACAGAGCGAGGCGTGATAGGTGTTTCAACCAAAGAGACTATCGTCATTCCAAGCACCATGAGTGTCTATCAGCCTAAGCGTTATGGCGCTCAAGAGGTGGCGAGTACATCTGAGGATGAGAATGAAAGCGCTGAGATCGCTTCTATCACATTTGGAATTGCACAGCACTATTTGTTGGAGATGTTAGACAGTTTTGATGAGCCATCGCTCAAGCGCGCGTACATCGCTCTGCAAAACCGTTTTGCGCCACTGTTGGATGAGTCAACCTTGCAAGCGATCTATCAAAGAGGCGAAAAACTCATTTCTTGTAAAGCCTTTTTGGATTTGATCGAGGGGGCAAAAATATCCAAAGAACAACCGTTGATTTACCAAAAAGAGCGTAAGCAGATTGATCTTTTGCTTGAATTTCCAGATCGTATCGTCGTGGTGGATTATAAAAGTTCAAAAAAGCAAAGTGCAAAGCATCAAGCACAGGTGAAGCTCTATCAAGAAGCCCTCTCTACGATCTATAATTTGCCGGTGGCTGCGTATATCTGCTACTTGCAGAACGATGGAATCGAGCTTCTTAAAAACTTATAG
- a CDS encoding iron-containing alcohol dehydrogenase — MVNFTYQNPTKIEFGKGKEELIGTAIAEDNITKVLLCYGSERIKSDGLYNKVTTRLKEKGIAWVELSGIISNPILSKVHEGITIAKAEKVEAVLAIGGGSVLDSAKSIAAGALYHSDVWDFFIGKSVIEKALPVYAIMTLAATGSEMNGFAVVTNDTIQQKYNIASIHVYPRLSILNPELTKSVPKNYLAYSAVDIIAHVIEGYLTATVQPHFQSRMVEGIIQTVMETTEILLQNPDDYNARAEFTWAATQALNGVTTAGTNPSVFPNHMIEHSLSALFNIAHGAGLAIVIPAWMTWFHTQNPTQFKRFAEKIFDKSSAEEGIVALKRWFAKIGAPVSLKEAGISVDSIPEIAANVYLAAERQGAQKVYTQAVIETILHNA, encoded by the coding sequence ATGGTTAATTTTACCTATCAAAACCCCACAAAAATAGAATTTGGAAAAGGCAAAGAAGAACTTATCGGCACAGCCATCGCGGAAGACAACATCACAAAGGTTTTACTCTGCTACGGTAGCGAGCGCATTAAAAGTGATGGACTCTATAACAAAGTGACCACCCGTTTGAAAGAAAAAGGCATCGCTTGGGTAGAGCTCTCTGGCATCATCAGCAACCCCATTCTTTCCAAAGTGCACGAAGGCATCACTATCGCTAAAGCAGAAAAGGTTGAAGCCGTCCTTGCCATCGGTGGTGGTTCTGTTTTAGACAGTGCTAAGAGTATCGCCGCGGGGGCTTTATACCATAGCGACGTTTGGGACTTTTTTATTGGCAAATCCGTCATTGAAAAAGCGCTCCCTGTGTATGCCATCATGACCCTTGCAGCAACAGGAAGCGAGATGAATGGCTTTGCCGTTGTTACCAACGATACGATTCAGCAAAAGTACAACATCGCCTCCATTCACGTCTATCCGCGACTTTCCATTCTCAACCCAGAACTGACCAAAAGTGTTCCTAAAAATTACCTCGCGTATTCGGCGGTTGACATTATCGCACACGTTATTGAGGGCTATTTGACCGCGACGGTTCAGCCTCATTTTCAATCACGCATGGTGGAAGGTATTATTCAAACCGTTATGGAAACGACGGAAATTTTGCTTCAAAATCCTGATGATTACAATGCCCGAGCTGAATTTACATGGGCGGCTACGCAAGCGCTGAATGGTGTGACAACCGCTGGCACCAACCCTTCCGTCTTTCCTAACCATATGATCGAGCATTCCCTTTCAGCACTGTTTAACATCGCGCATGGTGCAGGTTTAGCGATCGTGATTCCTGCCTGGATGACATGGTTTCACACGCAAAATCCTACGCAATTTAAACGTTTTGCTGAAAAGATTTTTGACAAAAGCAGTGCGGAAGAAGGTATCGTGGCACTCAAAAGATGGTTCGCTAAAATTGGAGCCCCTGTGAGTTTAAAAGAGGCGGGAATTAGTGTTGATTCTATTCCTGAAATTGCCGCCAATGTATACTTAGCGGCTGAAAGACAAGGTGCACAGAAAGTTTACACCCAAGCAGTCATCGAAACGATTTTACATAACGCATAA
- the cutA gene encoding divalent-cation tolerance protein CutA, with protein sequence MNSFCLITTTCPDEQNAKSIIHLLLEQKLAACIQMQAVQSFYHWEGKLCESCEQLLLIKTRSSLFQKIEALILKHHPYTTPQIIQLPIEQGLKAYLQWIEEETT encoded by the coding sequence ATGAACTCTTTTTGCCTAATAACCACAACATGCCCTGATGAACAAAATGCAAAATCTATTATTCATCTTTTGTTAGAGCAAAAACTTGCCGCATGTATTCAGATGCAAGCCGTTCAAAGTTTTTACCACTGGGAAGGGAAACTGTGCGAATCATGTGAGCAGTTGCTTTTGATTAAAACGAGGAGTTCTTTGTTTCAAAAGATAGAAGCGTTGATTTTAAAGCATCATCCCTATACGACGCCTCAGATCATTCAACTACCGATCGAACAAGGACTTAAGGCGTACCTTCAATGGATTGAAGAAGAGACGACTTAA
- the rpsI gene encoding 30S ribosomal protein S9 translates to MAKVYATGKRKTAIAKVWVSAPGKGTITVNGVDFEAWLGGHETIKKRVRQPLALTKQEASFDIVASTQGGGYSAQADAVRHGISKALSAMDADFRAILKPYGLLTRDSRIVERKKYGRKKARRSPQFSKR, encoded by the coding sequence ATGGCAAAAGTATACGCAACTGGTAAAAGAAAAACAGCAATCGCTAAAGTATGGGTAAGTGCACCTGGTAAAGGTACGATTACAGTTAATGGCGTTGATTTTGAAGCGTGGCTTGGTGGTCATGAGACCATTAAAAAACGTGTTCGTCAACCTCTTGCTTTGACAAAACAAGAAGCAAGCTTTGACATCGTAGCTTCTACGCAAGGTGGCGGTTATTCAGCTCAAGCAGATGCCGTTCGTCACGGTATTTCTAAAGCACTTTCTGCTATGGATGCTGACTTTAGAGCGATCCTTAAACCTTATGGTTTATTGACACGTGACTCAAGAATTGTTGAGCGTAAAAAATACGGTCGCAAAAAAGCACGTCGTAGTCCACAATTCTCAAAACGTTAA
- the rplM gene encoding 50S ribosomal protein L13, which translates to MKATQAIKPSEVKRDWIVVDAAGKRFGKVLTEVATLLRGKHKPYFTPNVDCGDFVIIINAEKVEFSGTKLDTKLYHRHTGYFGGVKTEKLGDLLNNNPAKLYRLAVRGMLPKTNLAKEMIKKLKVYAGSEHPHTAQVKVEVK; encoded by the coding sequence ATGAAAGCTACACAAGCGATTAAGCCAAGCGAAGTTAAACGCGACTGGATCGTAGTGGATGCTGCTGGTAAGAGATTTGGTAAAGTCCTTACAGAAGTAGCAACACTGCTCAGAGGCAAACATAAACCTTATTTTACTCCAAATGTTGATTGTGGCGATTTCGTTATCATCATTAATGCGGAAAAAGTAGAGTTTAGTGGAACAAAATTAGACACAAAATTGTATCACAGACACACAGGATATTTCGGTGGCGTTAAAACTGAAAAATTGGGTGATCTTTTGAACAACAACCCAGCGAAATTGTACAGACTTGCGGTAAGAGGCATGTTACCTAAAACAAATCTTGCTAAAGAGATGATCAAAAAGCTAAAAGTTTATGCCGGTAGTGAGCATCCACATACAGCGCAAGTTAAAGTAGAGGTAAAGTAA
- a CDS encoding DUF523 domain-containing protein translates to MDKKILISACLIGENVKYDGGNNALHVKILEAWKEQGILVPLCPEVLGGLNVPRPPCEVIEGTDSVICKTGEDVSAAFAKGARESLRMAREEGACMAILKARSPSCGKDVIYDGTFTHTPVNDSGITCKLLQESGITVFSEEELVLAEAFWRQKG, encoded by the coding sequence ATGGATAAAAAAATCCTTATCAGTGCGTGTTTGATCGGTGAAAACGTCAAATATGATGGTGGCAATAATGCTTTACATGTAAAGATTCTGGAAGCGTGGAAAGAGCAGGGCATTTTGGTTCCGTTGTGCCCTGAAGTGCTTGGTGGGCTCAACGTTCCAAGACCTCCATGTGAAGTCATTGAAGGAACGGATAGCGTTATCTGTAAAACGGGTGAAGATGTCAGTGCGGCGTTTGCTAAAGGAGCGCGTGAGAGTTTGAGAATGGCTCGAGAAGAGGGCGCGTGTATGGCGATTTTAAAAGCTAGAAGCCCCTCATGTGGCAAAGATGTTATCTATGATGGAACCTTTACGCACACGCCTGTTAATGATTCTGGCATTACATGTAAATTGTTGCAAGAGAGTGGCATTACGGTTTTTAGCGAAGAAGAGCTCGTTTTAGCTGAAGCATTTTGGAGGCAAAAAGGGTAA